Proteins found in one Alicyclobacillus cycloheptanicus genomic segment:
- the lepB gene encoding signal peptidase I, producing MFAGLRQIWSWVYPIVIGVAVALVIRQWVMTINLVPTGSMEPNIPAPCRVFVNKLAIEFGQPYRGEVVTFRWPDDPSEIFVKRIIGMPGDTVTVTNNAVYVNGKPYNVPDVVQPNRVGLGTYHVPAGHYFMMGDNRPVSDDSRLWTNKYVARSAIIGEAVAVVFPFDKIRAIPQS from the coding sequence ATGTTCGCTGGACTGCGACAGATTTGGAGCTGGGTGTATCCAATCGTGATCGGCGTGGCGGTAGCACTGGTGATTCGACAATGGGTGATGACGATCAACCTGGTTCCGACGGGTTCCATGGAACCCAACATTCCGGCGCCGTGCCGCGTGTTTGTGAACAAGTTGGCGATTGAGTTTGGGCAGCCGTACCGGGGAGAAGTGGTCACGTTTCGCTGGCCCGACGACCCGTCCGAGATTTTTGTGAAACGCATCATCGGTATGCCTGGCGACACCGTGACGGTCACGAACAACGCAGTATACGTCAACGGCAAGCCGTACAATGTACCGGATGTGGTCCAGCCAAACAGGGTGGGGCTGGGAACGTATCACGTGCCGGCGGGGCATTATTTTATGATGGGAGACAACCGGCCGGTATCGGATGACAGCCGTCTGTGGACGAATAAGTACGTGGCGCGTTCGGCCATCATTGGAGAAGCTGTCGCCGTCGTATTCCCCTTCGATAAAATCAGGGCCATCCCCCAGTCGTAA
- a CDS encoding WD40/YVTN/BNR-like repeat-containing protein: MKKSFGIALCAVLASLTLAGCGGQAGVQQAVSSKISNVTDQQSAKSGAVSSRGETKNASAPGDASANGVSNRTAGGGRTAGGTNDATGTGSATTGGGDAADSGTPGVPVTGPWDGVWYVSAATADAAGASGIDQTTDGGKTWTELQHTASPVLGLTGAASASARGQAVVMAWTARDVWISTDGEHFRSLQVAIPNVSEPDIQQVSLGGQTGWLLAGGKVYQLNADNGRAEPVSSGLPVQVLSIAAEDDETCYAVGANDAIYKTTDGGQQWVQVFWPPLNGQMSWQAQVQVNGSQVAVLYYGGDAGVNQTAYILCASHDSGETWQPVLAESSFSPDYGNPVPLVRTTLDPQPGGFALLSDGDVVWVGLSSGKVDVDVVSPAGGVRKASVAAPAQAVPGTSDGLFSVAAAPSGKQVLIVGGRQGAQGGCLRATV; encoded by the coding sequence ATGAAAAAATCCTTCGGAATCGCGCTGTGTGCCGTCCTGGCGTCCCTTACCCTGGCGGGATGCGGCGGTCAGGCGGGTGTCCAACAGGCTGTCTCATCCAAAATATCAAACGTGACGGACCAACAGTCAGCGAAATCCGGAGCGGTTTCCAGCAGGGGAGAAACCAAAAACGCGTCCGCCCCCGGGGATGCATCTGCGAACGGCGTCAGCAACCGAACGGCTGGGGGCGGGCGCACAGCGGGCGGGACAAACGATGCGACAGGCACCGGTTCCGCAACGACCGGCGGGGGAGACGCCGCGGACTCGGGCACGCCTGGCGTGCCTGTGACCGGGCCGTGGGACGGCGTGTGGTATGTTTCGGCGGCGACCGCCGACGCCGCGGGCGCCAGCGGGATCGACCAAACGACGGACGGCGGCAAAACGTGGACCGAACTGCAGCACACCGCAAGCCCGGTGCTGGGATTGACTGGGGCAGCATCGGCATCCGCGCGGGGACAAGCGGTGGTCATGGCGTGGACGGCGAGGGATGTGTGGATCTCGACCGACGGCGAACACTTTCGTTCGCTCCAGGTTGCGATTCCGAACGTCAGCGAACCCGACATTCAACAAGTGTCCCTGGGCGGGCAGACGGGGTGGCTGCTGGCGGGAGGAAAGGTCTACCAGTTGAATGCAGACAACGGACGTGCCGAGCCGGTTTCGTCCGGCCTGCCAGTGCAGGTCTTGTCGATTGCCGCTGAGGACGATGAGACCTGCTATGCGGTCGGCGCCAATGACGCCATCTACAAAACCACGGACGGCGGACAACAGTGGGTGCAGGTATTTTGGCCGCCGTTGAATGGGCAGATGTCCTGGCAGGCGCAGGTTCAGGTCAACGGCAGCCAGGTTGCGGTGCTCTACTATGGAGGGGACGCGGGAGTCAATCAGACGGCGTACATTTTGTGCGCGTCCCATGACAGCGGCGAAACGTGGCAGCCCGTGTTGGCAGAGTCCTCGTTCTCACCGGACTACGGCAACCCGGTGCCGCTCGTCCGTACCACGCTGGACCCGCAGCCCGGCGGATTTGCACTCCTCTCTGACGGCGATGTGGTCTGGGTTGGGCTGAGCAGTGGGAAGGTCGATGTGGATGTCGTTTCGCCCGCGGGCGGCGTGCGTAAGGCGAGCGTCGCGGCCCCGGCGCAAGCCGTGCCGGGAACGTCGGATGGCCTCTTCAGCGTCGCAGCCGCACCCAGTGGGAAACAGGTGCTCATCGTTGGCGGGCGCCAGGGTGCACAGGGGGGCTGCCTCCGCGCCACGGTGTGA
- a CDS encoding peptidoglycan-binding protein, whose translation MQKRTLATCSLAVAMVVLVGEPAIRPASVFAATETILQRGSTGAAVTQLQQDLNQLGFSCGTPDGVFGPQTLAAVKSFQKAYHLTVDGQVGPSTEAALTKALGSGSSSSTTSNPSTSRSGAGESWSTRELEVNGTVPAGYAKVPGFTYENTYWISIYDVQQFLKQLGVSAQWKVDTLYLTNVSGFDASKLPTNVQGDGYINVNGKNVMRIPRIAAVPPNGTVTTSFTEVYLMEKVLDALGFSNTYDGSKGYWNVDPASGSTPNGGSGSTPNGGSSTGPVYPGTILQYGSTGVAVEEIQTQLNKLGYNCGTPDGDFGTNTENAVKAFQADQNLTVDGQVGPQTWQALFGESSQTSSPGSFTNVDLRFPAPNDITASSLNQFLRYNAFGTLVGSPMYGLGESFILAQNTYGVDATYLVAHAIEESANGTSSIALADNNLFGYGAYDSDPGDDAGLFPSEDYAIRFQAWEVRNNYLNPGSSHYGGAPTLTGMNKQYATDQAWSSNISSLMGEVAASVGDTSAAYVAYQSSNNAPQPSSTAEPVYYLNGAQGKASSDPYYKGVPYYSTMSPGNMFFGSLQSGSEGGAVEQIQRFLNTRMNAGLTVDGDFGPQTKSAVEAFQKSIGVTANGVWSASMWETYIEPSDSTPTLPVGKTVTVDEIEQGMANGYVMPWYHVKGYGWVDSQYLPLTNAYRLEVSNRTSINTSIPVYNSAGAQIATLHDGDIVVVNSTQPVNGKVQILFAAQTPASTYYGSAAQGTLLTGYVSTSNATIVKQA comes from the coding sequence ATGCAGAAGCGGACTCTTGCGACATGTTCACTTGCGGTTGCGATGGTGGTGCTGGTCGGTGAACCTGCCATCCGCCCAGCATCGGTATTCGCTGCCACCGAGACGATCCTCCAGCGGGGGTCCACCGGTGCGGCAGTGACTCAGCTGCAACAGGATTTGAACCAATTGGGCTTTTCATGCGGGACGCCGGACGGCGTGTTCGGGCCGCAAACCTTGGCAGCCGTGAAATCCTTTCAGAAGGCATATCACTTGACGGTTGACGGCCAGGTGGGGCCCTCCACAGAAGCCGCCTTGACAAAGGCGCTTGGCAGCGGCAGCTCTTCCTCGACGACCTCGAACCCGAGCACGTCCAGGTCAGGCGCCGGAGAAAGCTGGTCAACGCGGGAGCTGGAAGTGAATGGAACCGTTCCCGCCGGTTATGCCAAGGTCCCTGGGTTCACCTACGAAAATACATACTGGATCTCCATTTATGACGTGCAGCAGTTTCTGAAACAACTGGGTGTGAGTGCCCAGTGGAAGGTCGACACCCTGTATTTGACCAATGTCAGCGGGTTTGATGCCTCGAAGCTGCCGACGAACGTACAAGGCGATGGGTACATCAACGTCAACGGTAAAAACGTGATGCGCATCCCGCGGATCGCTGCCGTGCCTCCGAATGGCACGGTGACGACGTCGTTTACGGAAGTGTATTTGATGGAGAAGGTTCTCGACGCGCTTGGATTCTCGAACACGTACGACGGTTCCAAGGGGTATTGGAACGTTGATCCAGCGTCCGGCAGCACGCCAAACGGTGGTTCAGGCAGCACGCCAAACGGTGGTTCGAGCACAGGCCCAGTCTATCCTGGCACCATCCTCCAATATGGTTCGACAGGCGTTGCGGTGGAAGAAATCCAAACCCAACTGAACAAACTGGGATACAACTGCGGTACGCCAGATGGTGACTTTGGGACCAATACGGAAAACGCGGTCAAGGCGTTTCAGGCAGACCAGAACCTGACAGTGGACGGGCAGGTTGGGCCGCAGACGTGGCAGGCCCTGTTCGGTGAAAGCAGCCAAACGTCTTCACCGGGATCGTTCACGAATGTCGATTTGCGATTTCCGGCACCGAACGACATCACGGCCAGCAGCTTGAATCAGTTCCTGCGGTACAACGCTTTCGGAACGCTCGTTGGGTCTCCCATGTATGGGCTGGGTGAGTCATTCATTCTGGCGCAAAATACGTACGGGGTGGATGCAACGTACCTGGTTGCGCATGCCATTGAGGAGAGTGCCAACGGGACCAGCAGCATCGCGCTGGCGGACAATAACTTGTTCGGATACGGGGCGTATGATTCAGATCCCGGCGATGACGCCGGGCTTTTCCCCAGCGAGGATTACGCGATTCGGTTCCAGGCGTGGGAGGTCAGGAACAATTACTTGAACCCGGGCAGCAGCCACTATGGCGGAGCGCCGACCTTGACGGGGATGAACAAGCAGTATGCGACCGACCAGGCCTGGTCGAGCAACATTAGCTCGCTGATGGGAGAGGTGGCCGCTTCCGTGGGGGACACCTCAGCGGCCTATGTTGCCTATCAATCAAGCAATAACGCGCCGCAGCCGTCCAGTACGGCGGAACCGGTGTACTACTTGAACGGTGCGCAAGGCAAGGCCTCGTCCGACCCGTACTACAAAGGCGTGCCGTATTACAGCACCATGTCACCCGGCAACATGTTCTTTGGTTCTCTGCAGTCTGGCAGTGAAGGCGGCGCCGTGGAACAAATTCAGCGCTTCCTCAACACCAGGATGAATGCCGGATTGACAGTGGATGGGGACTTTGGCCCGCAGACGAAGAGTGCCGTCGAGGCTTTCCAAAAGAGTATCGGGGTGACTGCGAACGGGGTTTGGAGCGCCAGCATGTGGGAGACATACATCGAGCCTTCCGACTCGACGCCCACCCTCCCGGTCGGCAAGACGGTCACCGTGGATGAGATTGAGCAGGGAATGGCGAACGGTTACGTCATGCCCTGGTACCATGTGAAGGGCTACGGCTGGGTGGACTCCCAGTACCTGCCGTTGACCAACGCGTATCGACTTGAGGTTTCAAATCGGACAAGCATCAACACGTCCATCCCGGTGTACAACAGCGCGGGTGCGCAAATTGCGACCCTGCACGATGGGGACATCGTCGTGGTCAACTCGACGCAGCCAGTCAACGGCAAGGTGCAGATTCTGTTTGCTGCCCAAACGCCGGCGTCGACCTATTATGGCAGCGCCGCGCAAGGTACCCTGTTGACTGGGTATGTCAGCACCAGTAACGCAACCATCGTGAAACAAGCCTGA